A window from Zingiber officinale cultivar Zhangliang chromosome 7A, Zo_v1.1, whole genome shotgun sequence encodes these proteins:
- the LOC121999878 gene encoding auxin-responsive protein IAA33-like, which produces MDGVELHHGSLKRRWVDEKGTSNLHTFYRSCSALQTSPQLQPRATSTFKLLSLSVAGDGTVASVVPPVTVVLEGRAICHRVCLEDHTSYESLAKALRRMFVDSDEGGEEAEAELALANAVPGHVVAYEDMEDDLLLAGDLNWKDFVRVAKRIRIVPSKANRRRHCGKRAGNRET; this is translated from the exons ATGGACGGGGTGGAGCTTCATCACGGCTCGCTCAAGCGGCGGTGGGTCGACGAGAAAGGGACCAGCAACCTGCACACCTTTTATCGCTCCTGCTCGGCGCTTCAGACGTCGCCGCAACTACAGCCGAGAGCTACGTCCACGTTCAAGCTGTTGAGTCTTTCCGTGGCGGGCGACGGTACGGTGGCGTCGGTCGTCCCTCCGGTGACTGTCGTCCTCGAGGGGCGCGCCATCTGCCACCGCGTCTGCCTGGAGGACCACACGAGCTACGAAAGCTTGGCCAAGGCCCTGCGCCGCATGTTCGTGGACTCGGACGAGGGAGGGGAGGAGGCGGAGGCGGAGCTGGCGCTGGCCAATGCGGTACCGGGTCACGTGGTGGCCTATGAAGACATGGAGGACGACCTGCTCCTCGCCGGCGATCTAAACTGGAA GGATTTCGTCCGTGTGGCTAAGCGGATTCGGATAGTCCCGTCGAAGGCTAATCGTCGGCGACATTGTGGAAAAAGAGCTGGAAATCGAGAAACATAA